TGGGGACAACGCCAGTGGCACTAACAATAAAGTCACAGCCATATATTTTGCCATTGGTGAGTTGCACATACACCAGCCAGGTTCCTTTACAGTGGACACAggaaaattaattattaaacaatTTTACTCTGGtgtactgtaaactggagaagcacaaaataaataaatgcatctgCCTCTCACTTCACATCTGTACATACCCATGTCGGATGACTGGTGGAGTGGTGACAGCATAAACTCTTCTTTTGAATAAATCTTCTGGATTTCACATTCACACTCAACGCACACTTTATGGGAAACCTTGTGGCagaaaatattgaatgtaaGAACCTCATGATGAATATTTACAATATGACTGCATAAAAGTTCTAAAAAAACACCTTCTCCTCTGCTCCCCTCAGACTTATGCCTTCATGCCAGTCAGGGCCCAGGGCACTGCCAGGCTCTGCTGATGGCCCACTCTGACCTGGTTCCCCTGCGTCTGAACAGACACACATTATCTACCTAGGAACATATTCACTGGGTGACATTGGTCTACAGATTCACCACGTAGGCCCAATAATCACATCCGCCTGGAGAAACTTGCCTTTTACCTGCACAGGGAGGGTCAGAAGCTCCAGGTGCTTCAGTGGTGTAGCGACTTCGTTTGCACGTTATGGCCTTTTCCGGCTTGTCCGCACCCAGAGAGGGTATAAGGAATTGTGCAGCACCTGCATCAAAGAAAGTGTTTCCAATGGCTTTGTCCTTAATGGCCCAGATTACTTCACAACCTTCAACCTCATACCTGCAAAAACAAGCAGTGATAAAACAGCACAGATATAACAACGAATGGGGCCCACATATAACTGATGCAACTCTAAATGTAcaataccagtcaaaagtttggaatCACCGACTCTGTGGCGGTCATGGAGAATAAGGccatttgaagaatccaatacaagaaacctatttattatttatgtatcaggagaaagtgaagtatgtttcaTTAGCCAGCTCTTTTTTTACCTTAAacactgctttgttcactaacCCAGCCACTAAGGACACATGTGACTGTGCGGTTGTGTCATAAACGGCATCCGGCGTAAAGCTGTTGCCATACCATTTATGTGGTCAATCAGAttggttgatctgctgtggcaaccCGAATGGGAGCAGCcaatggctgctttgttcactatcgtCATCATCATAGCCCGCTTCATGGGATGCTCTtcaacatgagtgaatgataagaaagcgTTCAGCATAAActttgtccaacttaaggtggtggagagaagacgcgagtgtaaaatgctgcaatcacagcaaatgtTCCCTGCTTTGGAAAGACACTTATATAACCTTCCACAGTtgtctttgttttcatttttataatgttaaaaatgcatgaCCCATAAACAATTAGGTGCATCCAGACTTTGGTAGTGTATGTTCCAGTTTGAGTGATGAAATATTGTTTCACCACAAGAAGGTATCATGCACGTGTAAATGTGATATATATgtgaactataaaaaaaaaaaaaaagtacacacacaatGCTGCAATACATTTAGGACAAACTGGTTGCTCAGTCATTTACTTCCTGGCTGATACTTACACTAACTCCAGAGCAATTCCTCCATTGCCTACTACAAGAACCCTCTTTGCCTTTGATAAACGTTTTTGGAAATCCTatgagcacaaaacaaaaataaagaaatgaatgaaataaaatcatttaacaAAATTGGGTAATGACAATTGTGTAGATATTGTGTCATATTTGTTTAAAGCATCAATGCAAAGATCTAAAATTTAGAGTGTATTATGATTAGGCACTATGGCTTTAAATggatttttgtaaataaaaaaaaaaaacacatctcacaatatcaattaaaaatgacagcagCACAATCTGCGATTGCTGctccagaatgaggaggagaactATATcccattattataattattctaAAGGATTGGTACCTGGGCACTGTCAGTGTCTCGTATACCAAGCACATGTGGGTTGTCCTGGATCAGAAGCCTGGGCCTCGCCCCATTGCACAAACACAGCTTCTCATAGCTCACTTTAGCCCCCTTCTCGGTCAGCAGGACCTGTGAGGAGATATTTTTAATTCTCCACCACTGTGCAGACATTAGAACAAATCAGCCAATATCATGCATTCAAATATTTGCTTATGAATATACATCCCCTCTCATTCTCTTACATGATCGTTTGCTTGCAGGGATTTTACTGCAGCGTGGACAACTTTCAGGTTGGGATACTTCTCCTCCAAAAGACTAGAGGGCTGCTCTTCAACATCAAAGTCTTCTATAATCTTAGACACCTGAGACATTGTTGCAAAATtcagtaaattaataaataaaattgaaaaaactTTCAGTGTCAGTACAGTAGATATTTCAACATCCCAGGCACTGGTGATGCACGCGGCAGTGTgctggtgccggtcccaagcccaggtacATGGTGAACTAATCAAAATGGGAATGCAGGGCTGGAGAAAAGAGCCTccacaaataaaaatcaaagTAAATACTATTTTATTGGACAGTACCTTTATTATGTGTCATTTGTGCAACACATATGTCATATTCTGTAAGAACAACTGGGCCAATATCCTTTTACAGTGTGCATGTTATGCTCTCAAGGCAACTTTCAGAAGGTGTTTCGAaccaaatggaaaaaatgaattagAGCAAATTTAGGTTGTTTAAGAATAAGTATTAAAGATTATCTACAAATAATCACTTCACAATCTTTACAATCTTCACAAAATGACAATTACAAACACTAACACAAAATGAAGATATCCTAGGATCCATTCTGTAAGCGTGTACCTGCGCACATTACCTGTTTATAATTAGTCACAGTCTTAACTAACGGAGCCGCTGTCAGAAGCACGACGTTATCAGACGGAAACTGGGATGCGAGCTGCaatcccccccaaaacacaacaaaagggAAATTAGTGGAGGAGACCGTCCATTCATTACAAAATGGTCGAATGCGGGGCATCACCGCACCTGTTCCGCACACGTAACCCCAGCGACGCCACCGCCAACCACCGCAAACCTGACAGGTTTATCACGAGGCGAACTGCATGCCATGCCCTTCTGTTAAAGCCTACAATTTCGGACAAAACGTAGCTCGATTCGAAGTTGCTTGAAGTTGCTTCCTTCGACTGGGCATGCGCAGCAGTTACAGCTGACTTCCGCGTTGGGCGTCGCGGTACGGTGCGCCGTATGGGACAAGATTCATTGGTAAAGCACCTTAATGCAATAAGTGTGCATGAACTTTAGGTCGACACGGTCACCGTGTCCTCATGAAATGTTCAGGTTTCATTGATTGAGGCGACTCTGGGAATATTacacatttagttgtttttttatcattcttGCAAAAAGACATCACAGACGTGAACCCGACCCACGTTCATAATGTGCAacatggaacattttttttactacaatTTACTACACAAGGAGTTTCGGTTTTCCATAATAAGGGTTGATAAAAATACACACCGTGCAGTTTGATCTATTTGTGGTTGGAAAATTCAATCACCAGCCGCGCAGAGTGGAAAGAGACGCGGCGCGTGTCACCAGTTATAAATAGGGTACAGTTAAATCGTTCAGACAGGGAAAATAAAACTATCAAAGGAGTAAAACAGCCGTGAGAAAATATGGCATGACGCATTCCGTTCCTTCAAGAGTAAAAGGGAAGACCTCAATCTGTCATGCAGGCAAACTACATTATCACCTTCCTGACAGTTTCAATTTCGGGGCCTTGGATTGAATGCACCCATAGACTTACAATTTCATGCTTTCTTTGCAGACAGATATGGGCACATTTCCTTGTGACTTGAGAATTGGAAAAAATATAGAAGTGTaatgtgttaaaataataaCGACGATCATAACAAATATTATCCATATGCTATATGC
The Denticeps clupeoides chromosome 15, fDenClu1.1, whole genome shotgun sequence DNA segment above includes these coding regions:
- the pyroxd1 gene encoding pyridine nucleotide-disulfide oxidoreductase domain-containing protein 1 isoform X2, translated to MACSSPRDKPVRFAVVGGGVAGVTCAEQLASQFPSDNVVLLTAAPLVKTVTNYKQVSKIIEDFDVEEQPSSLLEEKYPNLKVVHAAVKSLQANDHVLLTEKGAKVSYEKLCLCNGARPRLLIQDNPHVLGIRDTDSAQDFQKRLSKAKRVLVVGNGGIALELVYEVEGCEVIWAIKDKAIGNTFFDAGAAQFLIPSLGADKPEKAITCKRSRYTTEAPGASDPPCADAGEPGQSGPSAEPGSALGPDWHEGISLRGAEEKVSHKVCVECECEIQKIYSKEEFMLSPLHQSSDMGTWLVYVQLTNGKIYGCDFIVSATGVVPNTEPFLPGNKFELAEDGGFLVDDHMRTSEPDVFAAGDVCSAGWEPGPLWQQARQMGWYAGRCMAADVLGEPIELDFCFELFTHVTKFFNYKVVLLGKYNAQGLGQNHELLVRCSKGMEYVKVVLSGGRMMGAVLIGETDLEETFENLILNQMDLSAYGEDLLNPGIDIEDYFD
- the pyroxd1 gene encoding pyridine nucleotide-disulfide oxidoreductase domain-containing protein 1 isoform X1, producing the protein MACSSPRDKPVRFAVVGGGVAGVTCAEQLASQFPSDNVVLLTAAPLVKTVTNYKQVSKIIEDFDVEEQPSSLLEEKYPNLKVVHAAVKSLQANDHVLLTEKGAKVSYEKLCLCNGARPRLLIQDNPHVLGIRDTDSAQDFQKRLSKAKRVLVVGNGGIALELVYEVEGCEVIWAIKDKAIGNTFFDAGAAQFLIPSLGADKPEKAITCKRSRYTTEAPGASDPPCADAGEPGQSGPSAEPGSALGPDWHEGISLRGAEEKVSHKVCVECECEIQKIYSKEEFMLSPLHQSSDMGTWLVYVQLTNGKIYGCDFIVSATGVVPNTEPFLPGNKFELAEDGGFLVDDHMRTSEPDVFAAGDVCSAGWEPGPLWQQMRLWTQARQMGWYAGRCMAADVLGEPIELDFCFELFTHVTKFFNYKVVLLGKYNAQGLGQNHELLVRCSKGMEYVKVVLSGGRMMGAVLIGETDLEETFENLILNQMDLSAYGEDLLNPGIDIEDYFD